Within Bos taurus isolate L1 Dominette 01449 registration number 42190680 breed Hereford chromosome 24, ARS-UCD2.0, whole genome shotgun sequence, the genomic segment AGGTCAGACTCTTTCTCTGTTCTCAGAAGCACCAGCTCAGTAGCTGTTGGGGAGCCCAGGAAATAGGACAGCAGGGACACAGAGGGCTGTACGGCCCCCACGTGGAAGGGGAGCAGAACTCATTCTGTGGCAACACAGGTGGCTTTATCCATTTGCACACATACACTCCCACGACTGCATTCACAACACGGTCGCTTTGTTGATCTCACTGTATTTTCACATTTCAGAGAGTTGAGAAAatgatttttcccattttacatgTCATTCATTCCAGATAGGTATGATATTCAtagtttcaaaaaacaaaaatctaattTGTGGATGGGAGAAGGAAAGTCCCTATTTGCAAATTACTAGTGTATATGCATAGTCTGATGGCCACACGGCATTTATAAGGCCTCAGAGCTCCCTCCGAGGACCCTGCATCCCATAATCAGACCCCAGGGCATTTCAGGATGGAATCTACAATCCCGGCTGTTCTTCACTTGTGCACTTAGGTTCACCTGTCTTACTTTCActgtgaaatagaaaaagaaatctgtaaCATTTCACAAGGCTTTCTGCACAGGGAGAAAATATCAGCTATCAAACAATTGAGAGAATTGAGACTGAGTCCTTGAAAATctaaattcttcctttttttttttttttttttacaaaataatataaatacatgCCTCTGTAAGATCCTGAGGGACTTAGAATTTACCTTTCCTTAATATGATCTTGGGCCTGAACCCACTTTATTAAAGCCTTCAGTTCCATATTTGAGGAGGACTGCAATGCCCTTCCCTCACCTTTCCAGCAAGCCTTGTTTAAATATTGTAAAGACCACAATAGGGCACTCGGTGCTTCAGCAGAGAGAACTGGTGAGTTAAGTTACAGGAAGAATGCATACaaggccaaataaacaaacaagacaGAACCATTTTTTTAAGAGAACTTTAGAAATGAATTGTGCTGCAAAACTACACCTGTGATGGCAGTGTCTAGTCTGCCTATTTCAGAGGCACTGCATTAATAGAAACAAAGCTGTCTGATGCACTTGCCAGAACAGAGCCCCTCGGCCGAGGGCTAGCTCGAATTCGTCCTACTGCTAGGTGTGAATGACTCTTCGGTTTGCTTCACTGGCAACGTTTCTGGTGACACATCCTACACTTGAAAAAGGGCTGGAAACCAAGCGTGTGATAAGAGCGCCGGCCGTGTGTTACTTCTCGTGCTTCTTGGTCGATTCCCCTGCGCCCGGCCGGAGGCTGCCCCGGGCGGTGTCGCCGGCCCTGGCGTCCCTCCTCCGGCTCTGGCTCTCCCGGGAGACCTGCTGCACGGCCCGAAGGATGGCATTCTGCACGATCTGTCTGCTGGTGGTCTGCAGCTTCGCCTCTTCGGGCTCACTTCCAGGCTTTTCACCTGGCCAAGAACAGAAAGGGAGGGGAAAGCACAAGGTTAATTGGGGGTGTGGGAGGTTAAACAGGCCGGGGCTGGTAGGAAAAAAGAGGCTAATAAATAAGATCTCTAGAGGGGCCCACCACATTAGTTGTGAGGAACCCTGCACAGCAGGGGGCTACCCTGATGGCTCtaccagtaaagaatccacctgcaatgcaggagacccaggtttaaaacctgggctgggaagattccctggagaaggaaatggcaacccactccagtattcttgcctggagaattccatggacagaggagcccagtgggctacaatccatggggttgcaaagagttgggcacgactgagtacCTAACACATACCACTcttgtctccctgtctccctttcCAGCAGAATCTCCACAGGTCTGCCCCAGTGATGTGCCGAATTTCTACTCCCATCCTCCCAGCATCCTCTGGTGGTTCTGCTTCTCTAGGCTCTCACAAGAGCCTGCCTCCTTCCATCTCATCGCTCTGTCGCTTCTGACTGCATCACCCTCAGCTgctcgttgttgttcagtcactcagtcctattccactctctgtaaccccatggactgcagcacgccaggctcccctcttcttcaccatctcccggagcttgctcaaactcatgtccattgagtcagtgatgccatccaaccatctcagcctcagtCACcgccttttcctcctaccctcaatctttcccagcatcagggtcttttccaatgagttagctcttcgtatcaagtggccaaagtattgcatgAGTGGGGCTCATTAACGCAGATCCCCTCTGGGGCTGGAAGGaagccaaagagaaaaggaagggcaGGGCATTTTCTTTGGAGGAACTGTGGCGGACCCTGCGAACATCACTCTGCTCACATTTTACTGGGGGAAATGGAGCCACGTGGCCACACTTACCACACAGAAGACCACAAATACAGTCACCAACCTGACAGCCATGTGCCCAGCTTACGACTCAGGGAGGCTCTATCACTACAACAAAAAAGCGATGACTTCCATGCAACGGCAAGGCTAAAGTGAAAAGCAAGAAGACATACACCCGCGGCAGGCCCCAGCTGGCCCTCAGGGAGATCGGCTGAGACCACGAAGCAGCGTAAGTGCGTGGGCAACAACGAGGTACCAAAGGGCCAGGGGTGCCCCAGAAAGAGCATCTCAGCCAAGCCGGATCTGTGTGAATTCGTGAATGATCCTTGCGTGAAGTCACTTTTCACTCTTTGGGTGGAGGACAGATGGCTCTAAGGGTAAGAGCAGGATGAGTTCTTaacaggagacagagaaggaaaagaaaacctacTCTGAATTTAGCTGTGACCTAACATCCAAGCTAAATCGTCTTCTCCTCGCTCATCCATTATGAAGAAAAATCGATTAAGAAGTCAGAGGCAGTCTGTGAGATTGTGTCTGGGGGATCCCTTCGGGGATTTGCAAGGCAGGTTTAACCTTAACTGCCCTCATCACCACTTTGCTCTGGGTCAGGAATTTCTACCTATGGCAGAGCATGTGGGACAAAAAGAGGTGCAATGAGCTCAAACGGAGAAAGAGAAGGATGAAGATGAGGGTAAAGCCACTCAGAGCATTTAAGAGaggaaaagcaaaacaacaagTTATATACGGAACCACAGAAGACACTGAATAGCCAAAGAagttctgagaaagaagaataaagcacGAGGtgtcacatttcctgatttcaagctaTTTTATAAacactacagtaatcaaaaccatgCGGTGctggcataaaaacaaacacacagaccCATGGAACATtagagagagcccagaaataaacccatgcgtGTACGGTCAACTGATACTCGACAGTGGAGCAAAGAATACTCGAgataaaagacagtctcttcaataaatggtgttggaaacATGATGGACCCAGGGAGTGTCACActgagtggagtaagtcagatagaggagaaatataacatgacatcccttatatgtggaatctaaaaagaaattacacaaatgaacttacaaaacagaaagaaactcacagacttggaaaatgaacttatggttgccgagGGAAGGGGCagttaaggactttgggaaggtcatgtacacactgctatattcagaatggataaccaaaaaggaccctctgtacagcacatggaactccgCTCAATGttaggtggcagcctggatgggaggggagtttgggggagagtgggtacatgtatatgtatcgcTGACTCCCTTCATTGTTCACCTGAaattgtcacaacattgttaaccagccACGcaccaacacaaaataaaaagttgagaaaatataaattttttaaaaacggTGCTGCAAAAATCGGAtattcacatgtaaaagaatgaaactaggccCTATCTCataccactcacaaaaattaactcaaaatggattaaagtcagatataagacctgaaaccatacaattctaaaagaaaacacagggggAAAAGCTCCCTGACAAGGGTCTTGGCAACAAGTTTCTGGCGAGACACCCACAGCACAAACACAGCAGAAGGCGGAGCCGCAACTGAAACCCTTAGTTTTGCCATTTACTTACATGCATGAAACTTACTTGAAATTAATGAATCACCTACACGTTGCAGGTGGCCTGCGCCTTGTGTTAAGTGATGTAAACGTCCGCTAGCCTACTTAGCATTTACCAAATCGTTTTGGTATTTCACAAAAGATGATGAATCGATTTAATTAGCTTTAAACTCGAAACGCCCAATATAAACATGCTGAAATCAAGAAATCGAGATGTGACTGAATCTGTCTTCAGCATCTTTCCACCCTGAGGGGTAACCCCCTCCCGCATCCCCCCACATGCAGTCAGGCACACATCCCTGTGGGCAGTTTCTGGAGAGACCCCCCTACCCCCTGGGGCTGGCTTCCAGAAGGCTGCCGTGAGCCCTCGTGTTCGCCTCCTCCCCTCAGATCCTGCTATTCCACCGGGCACCTGCCCCAACCGGAAGTCATCAGAGGACCTCAAGTGCAAGGTGGTTAATAACAGGTCCTAATTCCCTATTTATATCCATCAAAACCATGCTTCTAAGGACCTTAGGAATATACTTCTGCTAAAAACGTACAGTTTCCCCCCCAACATCCTAAGTGTCATTTGCCTCTATGACATTAACCCTATTATGTTCCAGTTTGATGGattttggaaaaggtcagtattcccATTTTTGAGGCCAAATCCGATTAGTGATTTTCCCTGGATCACACAGCTGGTGGTAAAGGCTGTATAAGAAGCAGCATCTCTAGCTGTCACCTTTCCCCACTGGGTCACTAAATATGCAAACTGCAGACATCCCTATGAGGGCAGCTCggcttttgttttttgtcatagacacacacacacacacacacacacgggggaaaaaagtttttcactcgaggaaactgaggcaggaaaaATGCTCGCAAAAATGCCACCTTGGAAATGTGTTAGGTATTTAATGTTCTGAACACTTGGATAGCAAATAACTCCATCAAGACTGGGTTGTGAGTTCAGAGAGACCCAAAATGCTGTTCTGGTCTCCACATGGATTTCTGAAAAACTCAGCTACAAGTTTCCCTCCTTCCACCCCAAAGATGCAGGAAACCAAGTCCTCCAGCCCCCACTTTCTTGCAGTGAGCAGCAGCTCTAGAATTTCTGTGCAGAAGAGATTCAGAAAGGGCAATGTAGAGGAACAGGGAAACAAGAGTCTGACTCCAAACTAGGGTATATGACACTTTTCACAAGAATGAAAATGGACATCCTCCACATGTCCATCCCTCCAACAGCATGGGGTGGGAAGGACAGACCACCCTGTGACAGCCACTGCCCCTCTTCTCTTCAGATCATTTCTCACGCGTGGCCATGTCACCcactgcccctcctcccctcctggagCCCCCAAacgaccccagctggcccagacTGTGGGCTCCTGCAGTCCCCAACCCCAGGGATGTGCCAGGAAAGGAGAGCAGGTAGGGTCACGGATGGCCGCTCCAGGAACATGGGAGCCATGCATGAAGGGGACAGGAAAACTAAGGACCATGTGAACCCCTGTGTTTAAAAAGGTGACATACTAGGCCCGAACAGGAAGCAGAACAAACTTGGGGATGCTGGGGGAACTCGACCTCTCCTCTCTCTGGGAGCCAGGTCCCTACCCCAGAAGTCCATCCCCAGAGGCTcagctccccccaccacccctccaGCGGGGCCGGCCAGGTTCTGCggcctctgctgccccctggtggccacTCCTGGGGTTGCTGCAGACCGGGATGGAATGTCCGTAGACATAGAGCTGTCTGCCCTGCTCCCTAGATGGGGTGTGGGTGTGTACACGAATGTTTatatgtatgaatgtgtgtgtgaatgtgtagaTGTGTCAgtgtgtaactgtgtgtgtgagtgttgtcAGGGGAAACCTTTGAGACAAGACTGTGGTTTCATTTTATCACACACACTTAGAATCACCAGGGCATCCACAGTGCTTTCTGATCACAGAAtgcctgtgtgctgtgcttagtcattcagtcgtgtccgaccccatggactgtatcccgccaggctcctctgcccatgaggattctccaggcaagaatactggagtaggttgccataccctcctccaggggatcttcccaacccagggatcgaaccaggtctcccgcattacaggcggattctttacgtctgagccaccagggaaccatgAGGTCATTTATAGTTTGTCCTTCCAAGAGCTCTGAAGCAGCTAGAAACACAATCCAGAGTTTCCTGTCCTCATTCAAATGAGAATTACTTGACTGAATTACCAGCTCTTGTAAATATTTAACGAAAGGTTCTGAGTTCCTGGTCAAAACTAGGCTCACACTCTCCCTTTTTACTCAAGAtggaaaggggagagggaggcagaggaggaaggaaggagagaggaaaggaggcaggaaggagctgATCCTCGTTCTCTGAGTGCCTTCAGAGGCATCctcaaaaaacagagacaaaaatcCTCTTGTATTGTCCTCCTTAAAGATGAACAGCATAATCCTCACAATCACCATTTTCTGCTAAAGAAGGAATCAGATTCCCAGCTGTGACAAGTCATCAGTGCaagattaaattttaatattttacctaAATAATCTCTCAGTAGTAATTCTTTGTCCCGGATGGGGACAGGCGTATACAGCAGGGGCCTGAGAAGGACAAGCAGAGACACACTGTGCCTAACAGAAAGTAAGATGTTTCTTACTCTCCTTGAAGGAGCAGTTTCCCACCCTTTTGAAGATGATTCCACTGTCAGATTAAAATATTTCACAGATCTCCTCATGCACAACCCAATGACAAAAAGAGGCTATAAACTGAGAAATGTTTTTTGATGAATGTGAATGCTATTCATCTCAACAGAAAAGGAGTTCTGTGAGACTGTGTCTTCCAACCACAGGAAGTGGAAGCTACAGGCATGGGATCCCCATGCCCTGAAACAGCGCCATGGCCCCCGGGTCCTTCTGGCTCCCATATAAGCCAAGAGATGCCGGAAGCAGTGAAAATCAGACAGATGTTATCTACGAATTCCTAATGGAGGAACATGCACAGGAGCTGGGGCACAGTGTGGAACTAACCTTCCTCCGGCCATCGTCCAGCTCTGCCCACTCCAAAGGGGCACCTGACCCCATGCAGCAATGCCCCACTAGCATTCTGACCTCAGCCCAGAGAAGAAAAGCTACTTCCTTACGGAGGAAGTCTCCCATCAAGAGGGAATGAGTGAAGGAATAGCCGTCAGGAATGAACTGGCCCCCCGTCTGCCAACAGTGGCCTGACCTGTGCTGCTGGTCTGTCCCTCCTCACTAGACCATCAGCCCCCAGGACACGACCCCATCTGTCCTGACCCCGGAGCCCAGCCCTGGTCCACAGCAGACACTCAGGATCTGCTCAGTGAGGGACTGCCACCCCAGGCGCCCGGGTTCCGTTCTCCAACCTGTtctgtctcctcccttccctgcttTTGGCCGCCTTTGCTACCTTTTGCTGCTTCACTGTGATAAAAGTCCAGTTCAGGAGGAAAGCGCCCGGGAGATACCTTTCTGGCACCAGCCTCCGTGCAGAAAGCACCCTGGCATGAGAATATCAGAAAGGCTGCTCCAATTTCCTAGCCACATCTAACCCGGTCAATTGCCGCTTTGGAAATTTTACAGCaatttcttctctctcatttcctACTAGCcagtttttctcctttctctcctcctttcccttccttACAGGGCCCTTGTCAGTTCTCAGCACCCTCTGCTTGGTTTCAAATACTTTTCAGAGAAAGGCAGTGTGGAAAGGCCCATCGGATGTTGCCGGGTGATTTTACTCCTACTGGCCAAGCGTCTGCCATGAAGACTCCCCAGGCGTTTATCAACCCCCTGAACCCTGCACACACCAGACTCTACTGAATCAGTTTACACACAGGTGCTGGGAGGCCATCAGCCTGTGCAGAGGCCCTGGCCTAGAAGCATGGGGTTCGAAGTGCACCTCTGGTCCTTTCTGAGCTCTTAGGAACAAGCCTCCCCTTTATCACACACTATACACAGAACCCTCTGATTCATTTTTGAAGCAGAGGAGTGAGAAGGCAAGTCACCATTGCTTCCTCTACAAATCGGACAAAGAAATAAGAGAGTCGCCTTCCTCAAATATGATGTCGAGTCTCCCTTAGGGCAACAACCTagtagatgtgttttttttttactctgagtTTTACAGAACCATGAGAATCTTGGCTCTTGTCACTGTGTTGGGGTTAATTAGAAAACAAGAACAGGTGGCTGGAAAtagaaaaggaagtgaaaagcaagatCAGAtgctttatgtcttttttttcgTTCCAGTGATATTTCAGAAGGAAGAGAGACTGAAGGAAAATAACCCCGACATGAGGAGCGGCTGTCAGACCCACGGAACATGTGTCTCACTCTGGGTCTCAGGGAGCCTTGGCGGTCAGCCTCAAAACCCCAGGTCAGGGCACAGCAAATGCACCACACACTTGGTGCAAGAATCAGActcagagaaaagaagaaaggaagggagggagagatgaaGGGAAAGGGCAACAGTACTGCTGAGGATGCAAATGAGCTAccccaaaataaaactaaattactAAATTCCGATTGAAACTGCAGGCAGTGCCTGGAAAAGTTTTTACCAAGTATATCTCAGTCAAGCTACAGGCACTCTCAGGGCATCTCATTCCTCAATTAAATCTGACTTTTATATTAAATCTGATATATTATGCTTCAATAACAAAATGTTTTGATTATTCAGAAATCATTTCAAAAGGCACTATGAAAGGTACAGAATGAAGACtttatattatgttttaaaaatatgatctaTGGAAAAACTTCTCATATACATGCTTGAAACTCTTTGTATGTTAAAGCCATGTTGTCTTCTTGGCAGCCTTCAAGCTCTTTTTTCAATATTTGATTGGCATTAACAGACATGGATTAAAATGGATTCTAAGAAGTAAGAAAACTAGAAGATACACTACTAAATCTCTGAATCATTAACAGgtagaatatttgcaaatgagtttttaaaacacTGGCAGATAATGTTAACAATATGTGTGTTCAGAAGGCTGAACAGTATGACTCAGTATCTTTGGGATCCATCTGGTAGACTTAGGGGAGTCACATAATGTACTGggcactttattttaaaaatccaatagtACAACAATCAGACTTTTTAGAAAACTGGGAAAGGGGTAGAGGTTGTCATTCTACCAAATGAACAGAAAAGATGATACGCATTTGAATATATAGCATAGGCAGATATTACACGTGGAATATATCCTCTATTTGTGAATATATTTGGACTATATTCTCTAACTGTGTGTAGAAAATTTACAGCAAGATGAAAAAAAGGAtggctgggtgggaggggggggaacaactcatattttaatttaaaattcacatggaaaaaaaaacaaaaaataaatacacatggaAATGATTTTATGTAAAATCATGTTAACCCaggggggaggaataaattaatcCCAGCAAGAtgacaaaaagataaaaaatatgcCCTATTAGTGCCTACTCTTATTACAAAGTTCATTTGCCTTTACAGAGTAGAATTCTGTGAAGTTGAAGGTGAAAAAGTgaacgttgctcagtcatgcctgactctttgtgaccccatggactgtagctcaccaggctcctttgtccaaggaattctccaggcaagaatactggagtgggtagccattcccttctccaggggatcttcctaagccagtgatcgaacccggggctcctgcatgcaggcagattctttaccatctgagccaccagggaagcccttctgtgaAGCTGAGGAGTAAGTAATTCACTGCTtgtgactgatgctgaagctgaagctccaacactttggctacctgatgcgaagagctgactcattggaaaagaccctgataccagaaaagattgagggcaggaggagaagggggcaacagatgatgagatggttggatggcatcactgactcaatgaacatgagtttgagcaaactccgggagacagtgaaggacagggaagcctggagtgctgcagttcatggggttgcaaagagtcagacatgacttagcaaacaAAAAGCAACACAATTTAGAGCCACTGGTGGTTTCAGATATACGAAAATTTTGTACTTATTTTGCTAAATGAATTTTTCATTCACTCAAAAGAAAATTAACTCAGGAAAAGCAAGTGAAAAATGTGTATCTAACTTCCCCTTCATTATCTCTAATCCAATGAACTCAACTGTTTTGCAGTGAGCACACAGTGGTTGAAAGTGACCTTGGCTAATCCTCAGTCTCCACCCAGTGCCCCAGACAGCCAGGTGATCCTTAGAGAAAGCAGTCTGCATTTCCTACACGGCAGAACCCACACTGGGCGTTGATAAAGGTCTGATATACAAATCCAGCCCCTAGGCTACTGAGTAAGCTGACACGATTCACTGGACCTCTCTGGGTTCaacctgccttttctaaaaatccTCTCATATTCAGCATTGTAAAATGTGCTATGCAATTACTGCGATTAGCTATTATTTTCATGGCTTTTAAACTATGTGGCTTTTAGTAAATCAGTTAGAATGTACACAGTATCCAGAAAGATTATAAGCATCTATTAGTTGAGAAGGTTCCCTGAACTAAATAATTACCTAAATTACCTAAAGTGTCCCAAGTCCTCCTCCAAACCAAACCCCCTCAATTATTATATTACCAATTATTGGTAGAAATTAAAATTCTCACATCTTAAAGGAAAGCAGTtgtgggtttggttttgtttgtttcctgcaACAAAATGCTAGCGTTTTAGTTTTTCTGAATTACTACATTTAATCCTTCAGGCGCTCCTCAGTTGACACTTTTCCCTTTTCGTTTTGCCCTGGGAAGCATAAAAAGTCTTTGCTactctccttctccctccatcTCCTCCCCCACATCAAGCACCTAGAACCACTGTCGAGGGCTGCTTCATGGAACAAGGCACTATTTTTTGTCCAAAAGCAGCAAATTTGATTCTCACCACAAATTTCCATGTGCTCTATGGAATAAGAACCATATTTAAACCACAACCCCACGATAAACACACAGGAAAGACGAAAGCTGCTGATAAATATcaattccagaaagaaaagttTGCTCGGCATGGATAAAAAGAAGGTCAGACCCGGATTTCATTCTTGGCTCCTACTTTATCAATCCACAAAATGACATTTGAAATTATTTGCTTAGAAGTTGATAGAGTGTGATTTAAGGTCATGAGAATGTTAATCACAGTCTGCATCTTCAGCAACTCTAAGCCAGAGTTCACTGAGGCATGTTTCCTTTTGAAT encodes:
- the AKAIN1 gene encoding A-kinase anchor protein inhibitor 1, whose product is MVFAPGEKPGSEPEEAKLQTTSRQIVQNAILRAVQQVSRESQSRRRDARAGDTARGSLRPGAGESTKKHEK